The window GCCTCGACCCACAAGACCTTCCCAGGACCGCAGGGCGGTATAATCCTCTACAAGAACTTCGGTGATGACGTCGCCAAGCTCCAGTGGGCCATCTTCCCGGGTGTCCTCAGCAACCACCACCTCCATCACATGGCCGGAAAGGTCATCACCGCTGCGGAGATGCTCGAGTTTGGTGAGAGGTACGCGGCCCAGATTGTCAAGAACGCCAAGGCCCTCGCCGAGGCCCTCGCCGAGGAGGGCTTCAAGGTCATCGGCGAGGACAAGGACTACACCGAGAGCCACCAGGTCATTGTCGATGTTAGCGATCTCCACGAGGCCGCCGGCGGATGGGCCGCTCCGCTGCTCGAGGAGGCAGGAATTATCCTCAACAAGAACCTCCTGCCGTGGGACCCGCTCGAGAAAGTTAACACCCCGAGCGGACTCAGGATAGGCGTTCAGGAGATGACCCGCGTTGGAATGCTCGAGGACAATATGAAGGACATCGCCGTCTTTATGAGGCGGGTCCTAATCGACAAGGAGGATCCGAAGAAGGTCGAGAAGGAAGTTGCCGAGTACAGGAAGGAGTACCAGAAGGTCTACTACTCCTTTGACCACGGCCTCCCAATGAAGGAATAATTTTCCTTATTTTTTCAATTTCGCAAGTTAGTAATCAAGATTTCTCCAGGGCGGTTTTGGGGCCTATCCACCAAATCTACCGTAATGCTAGATTATATCCAAACTTAACGTTTTTTCATCATATTTTATCGCAGAAAAAGTTATAAACTCGCTTTTCCAGTAAATTAAAGTGATGTCTGGCCTTTGTGTTTAATTCATTCGTAGAATATGGCTGGACATCGTGAACATTACGTAATCCACTTTAAATAAGTGGCTCAAATAAGGGGCTAAAATTAGACGAATAAAGCCACAGAGTTCAAACTGGACATTGACTTTGAATAAGTCCTGCTTCCCTTCCATCTCTGCTAAAATAAAGAAGCTCAAATAACCTCCAACTGATCACTTCAATCTCTTTTGAAGCTTTGGCAACCGTTAAAAACCTGAAAGTTGACACTTCTCCGGTGGTTCACATGAAAAAGGCAGTCCCTGTGCTACTGATACTATTAATAATTCCCATAGCCTATTTCATGGCTTCATCCCCCGCAGAAGGGGACAACGGCGGAACGGACGGTACTCCAGACGTCCCAGATGTCGTTCTGAAACTTGACAAGACGAGCTATGCTCCGGATGAGACTATGGTTCTGACAGTAATTAACAACGCTGACTCGGAAGCAACTACCGGCTATGCATTCCAGCTTTACAGACTTGAGAACGGCAACTGGAAAGAGGTAAAGCTGGACATAGCCTTTATTGAGATAGCAATCATCATTGAGCCCGGCAAGAGCTGGGAGCAAAGTATAGATCTGTCTAAGCTCAACCTCGAGCCTGGACATTACAAAATAGTCAAGAGCGTCTTCGTGGGCAACGTGACGGTAAAGCCCGAGGCCGAGTTCGACATCACCGGCTGGGGGTGGCAGAGTTGAGAAAGGGTCCCCTTGTCTCTCTCCTTATCCTTCTTCTCTGGGGTGCTACCGGTCCACACTTCATGATCAGCCTCGATAAGGAAGCTTACGCTCAGGAAGAACGGCCCGAGCTGACTGTAAGGAACATCGGACTTATGCCAATTGAACTTGGCCGGGGATACCTCCTCTACCGCTGGGATAACGGTAGCTGGGTTCGAGTTAGGACTGGACTGATTTTTACAGATGACCTCATAGTCCTCACACCTTTCCGCTCATGGAAGCAGCGGATAACCCTGAAATACCTGCCTGAAAACGAATCCATAGGAGACCCTCGTTTCTATCCTGACCTCCCTCCCGGGAGATACAAGGTCGTCAAGGAAATTTGCGGCTGGCCGCGGGGATGCGTGAACGCTAGCATGGAGTTTGAGATAGCGGACTAAATTCTTGGCAAAACTTTTTATCCCCCAACCACATACCTCACCCCCGGCTGTAGGGGTGAGAGAAAATGAAGTTCTGTCCAGAGTGCGGTAACCTTATGCTCCCGGATAGGAAGAGAAAGGTCTGGGTCTGCAGAAAGTGTGGTTATGAAGAGCCCTTCGACGAGGAGAAGGACAGGGAGAAGACAAGAATAACCCAGAAGGTCGAACATAAGCCCGACGAGGGAATAATAGTCGTTGAGCAGGATCTGGCAACCCTTCCAAAGGTCAAAATAACCTGTCCGAAGTGCGGCAACGACGAGGCCTACTGGTGGGAACTCCAGACGAGGGCCGGCGACGAGCCAAGCACGATATTCTACAAGTGCACCAAGTGTGGCCACGTATGGAGGTCCTACGAGTGAACGAGGAGGAGAAGCTTGAAGTTTTAAAGCGCCTCGCCGAAAAGGCTCTTAAGGAGCTTGAGGAGGCCTATAAAAGACTGCCCGATACAGATAACGGAAAAGCTTATTTATTCCGGGGGAAAGAAAGAGTTAGGCTGATGCTCAATATACTGAAGGAGGGATAAAAATGCCGTTCGAGATAGTTTTTGATGGTGCCAAAGATTTCGCCGATCTTATAGCCACCGCAAGCAACCTGATTGACGAGGCGGCTTTCAAGATAACCGAGGAAGGAATAAGCATGCGCGCCATGGACCCGAGCAGGGTCGTTCTCATCGATCTTAACCTCCCGGAGAGCATATTCTCCAAGTATGAGGTCGAGGAAGAGGAGACAGTTGGAATCAACATGGACCACTTCAAGAAGATACTCAAGCGCGGCAAGAACAAGGACACCCTCATCCTCAGGAAAGGCGACGAGAACTTCCTCGAGATCACCTTCGAGGGAACCGCCAAGAGAACTTTTAGGTTGCCACTTATCGAGGTTGAGGAACTCGAGCTCGACCTTCCGGAGCTTCCGTTCACAGCAAAGGTCGTTGTTCTCGGAGAGGTTCTCAAGGAGGCCGTTAAGGACGCCTCCCTCGTCAGCGACGCCCTCAAGTTCATAGCAAGGGAGAACGAGTTCATCATGAAGGCAGAGGGCGAGACCAACGAGGTTGAGATAAAGCTCACCCTTGAGGACGAGGGCCTGCTCGACCTCGAGGTTGAGGAGGAGACCAAGAGTGCATACGGAATCAGCTACCTCGCCGATATGATAAAAGGTATCGGAAAGGCCGACGAGGTCATCATAAGGTTCGGCAACGAGATGCCCCTCCAGATGGAGTACCCGATAAGGGACGAGGGTAAGTTGATATTCCTCCTCGCTCCGCGCGTCGAGGACTGATTTCTTTTCCTTCTCCATTTAGGCTGGTGAGAGCGTGGACATCGTTAAGCTCAGGGAACTGCTGGAGGGGGAGCTTTCATCTCCGGACCTCACAGAGCTCGACGAAGAGTTCTACAGGGAATTTGACAGTCTGATAAAAGCCCTTAAGCTCAGCGCTGAGAGCTCCCGCGAGAGGGGTGAGGACATCGAGGAGCGCCTTTACCTCGCCCAGCTCAATATCGCCGAGAAGTTAATGCGCGAAATAATCAAAATCAGGCTCCATAAAATCGTAGATCTGGCCGTTGAAGGAATACCTCAAGAGATGACAGCCGAGGAGAAGAGGATTTTCACCATTCTGAGGGCATTCATAGAGCGTGAGGAGATTCCGGTCGAGGTTCCAGCCGAAGCCGTTGAGGTTCCCGAGAGCATCCCCGCTGCAGAACCACTAGGGAAAACCATTTCCAGAGAGGCGTACATAATCAAGATCGACCTCCCCAAAATCCTCGACGCCGAGCTGAAAGAATACGGGCCGTTTAAAGCGGGCGATCTGGTGACGCTACCCCGGGAGATAGCCAAGGTTCTCATCGAGAGGGAAGCGGCAGAAAAAATCAAGATATCCCCGTGATGGTTATGCCGTTCTCCGCCTGCATGCGGGACTGCTACGACACCTGCTCGATGATAAGTGAGGTTAAGAACGGGCGCCTAGTTGTCAAAGGAAACCCCAGGCATCCAATAACGGAGGGGTTCCTTTGTCCAAAGGGCGCGCTTCTGCCCAAGTGGTTCCACGCGGAGGACAGGCTTAAGGTTCCGCTCATTAGAGCGGGCGAGAGAGGAAGTGGAAAATTCCGAGAGGCCAGCTGGGCGGAGGCCATCAACCTCGTCGCCCAAAAACTGAGGGAGACGATAGATGAGTACGGAAGCGAGAGCGTCCTCGTCTACCAGTACGCGGGGGATAGGGGCATCGTGAACTATGCCTTCCCGCTCAGGCTCTTCCACTACCTGAACACTGCGATGCTTGATTACGGAATTTGCGACCGGGCTGGCCAGGAGGCTTTGAGGGACGTCTATGGAACGGCAGTTGGGATGGATCCCGAGGAGCTAAAAAGGCAGAAGCTCATCGTGTACTGGGGAATCAACGCCTTCTGGACTAACCTTCACGGCTTTATGCTGGCCAAAAAGCATAGCCTTGAAATCTGGACCGTCGACGTCGTCAGAACCGAGACAGCAAAGAGAAGCGACAAGTTCTTCCAGATAATGCCCGATACCGATGTCCTCTTCGCTCTAGCCGTTGCGAAGCTCATCATAGAGAATGAGCTCTATGATAAGGACTTCGTCCGCGAGAATGTTTATGGTTTTAAGGAATTCAAGAATTATGTAATTAAATTGGACCTTGACTTCGTGAAGCGCGAAACGGGTTTGAGCTGCGAAGAAATTGAGGAGTTTGCCTTCGACTTCGCTGAGAAAAAAGGTGTTATACACATCGGATACGGCTTCCAGAGGTCCTT of the Thermococcus onnurineus NA1 genome contains:
- a CDS encoding DNA polymerase sliding clamp, yielding MPFEIVFDGAKDFADLIATASNLIDEAAFKITEEGISMRAMDPSRVVLIDLNLPESIFSKYEVEEEETVGINMDHFKKILKRGKNKDTLILRKGDENFLEITFEGTAKRTFRLPLIEVEELELDLPELPFTAKVVVLGEVLKEAVKDASLVSDALKFIARENEFIMKAEGETNEVEIKLTLEDEGLLDLEVEEETKSAYGISYLADMIKGIGKADEVIIRFGNEMPLQMEYPIRDEGKLIFLLAPRVED
- a CDS encoding DNA replication complex subunit Gins51, whose product is MDIVKLRELLEGELSSPDLTELDEEFYREFDSLIKALKLSAESSRERGEDIEERLYLAQLNIAEKLMREIIKIRLHKIVDLAVEGIPQEMTAEEKRIFTILRAFIEREEIPVEVPAEAVEVPESIPAAEPLGKTISREAYIIKIDLPKILDAELKEYGPFKAGDLVTLPREIAKVLIEREAAEKIKISP
- a CDS encoding immunoglobulin-like domain-containing protein, with the protein product MKKAVPVLLILLIIPIAYFMASSPAEGDNGGTDGTPDVPDVVLKLDKTSYAPDETMVLTVINNADSEATTGYAFQLYRLENGNWKEVKLDIAFIEIAIIIEPGKSWEQSIDLSKLNLEPGHYKIVKSVFVGNVTVKPEAEFDITGWGWQS
- a CDS encoding transcription factor S; the encoded protein is MKFCPECGNLMLPDRKRKVWVCRKCGYEEPFDEEKDREKTRITQKVEHKPDEGIIVVEQDLATLPKVKITCPKCGNDEAYWWELQTRAGDEPSTIFYKCTKCGHVWRSYE
- a CDS encoding immunoglobulin-like domain-containing protein; this translates as MAELRKGPLVSLLILLLWGATGPHFMISLDKEAYAQEERPELTVRNIGLMPIELGRGYLLYRWDNGSWVRVRTGLIFTDDLIVLTPFRSWKQRITLKYLPENESIGDPRFYPDLPPGRYKVVKEICGWPRGCVNASMEFEIAD